The proteins below are encoded in one region of Serratia symbiotica:
- a CDS encoding DUF3461 family protein produces MYDNLKSLGINQPEDIARYSLRQEANNDILKIYFHKDKGEFFAKSVKFKYPRQRKTVVADNAGLGYKEIHEINPNLRYVIDELDQLCQRDQIEMELKRKILDDLHHLKGVVSHKIAEIESDLEKLTRGK; encoded by the coding sequence GAAAAGCTTGGGAATCAATCAACCGGAGGATATCGCACGCTATAGCCTGCGCCAGGAGGCCAATAACGACATTCTCAAGATTTATTTCCACAAAGATAAAGGCGAGTTCTTTGCCAAAAGCGTGAAGTTCAAATATCCGCGCCAGCGAAAAACTGTGGTGGCAGATAACGCCGGGCTAGGTTACAAGGAAATACACGAAATCAATCCAAACCTACGTTACGTGATCGACGAACTGGATCAACTGTGCCAACGCGATCAAATAGAAATGGAACTGAAACGTAAAATCCTCGATGACCTGCATCATCTGAAAGGCGTGGTGTCACACAAGATTGCCGAAATCGAATCTGATCTGGAAAAACTGACTCGTGGTAAATAA
- a CDS encoding flavodoxin, with protein MAQVGIFVGTVYGNSLLVAEEAENILNAQGHEVKVFEEGMLDAWQLYRQYYVLVITSTTGQGDLPDSIAPLFHTIRDQLGYQPELRYGLIALGDSSYDNFCGAGRAFDALLQEHGATRVGEMLEIDATEQPEPEVVSCPWVEQWGRLLE; from the coding sequence ATGGCTCAGGTTGGCATCTTCGTGGGAACTGTCTACGGCAATTCGCTGCTGGTGGCGGAAGAGGCAGAAAATATCCTCAATGCGCAAGGTCATGAGGTCAAAGTGTTCGAAGAGGGCATGTTGGATGCCTGGCAGCTATACCGCCAGTATTATGTGTTGGTAATCACCTCTACTACCGGGCAAGGCGATCTACCGGACAGCATTGCACCGCTGTTCCATACTATCCGCGACCAGTTAGGCTATCAGCCGGAGCTGCGCTACGGGCTGATTGCGTTGGGCGACAGCAGCTACGATAATTTCTGCGGGGCCGGGCGCGCGTTCGACGCACTGTTACAGGAACATGGGGCGACCCGCGTAGGTGAAATGTTGGAAATCGACGCAACAGAACAGCCAGAACCGGAAGTGGTTTCCTGCCCGTGGGTCGAGCAATGGGGTCGGCTGTTGGAGTAG
- a CDS encoding YqcC family protein: protein MSIHNQVRDNLQAIEQSMRDLALWQAAPPEPEAFASTEPFCVDRMQAEEWLQWVFLPRMYALLEAYAPLPTQFAVTPYLELALKGREPNCLPLLLVVQSLDNMLNKEP from the coding sequence ATGAGTATACATAATCAGGTTCGCGACAATTTGCAGGCGATTGAACAGTCAATGCGTGATTTGGCCTTATGGCAGGCCGCTCCTCCGGAGCCTGAGGCATTTGCCAGCACCGAACCTTTCTGTGTTGACCGCATGCAGGCCGAAGAGTGGCTACAGTGGGTGTTTCTGCCGCGTATGTATGCTTTGCTGGAAGCCTATGCGCCGTTGCCCACGCAATTCGCTGTCACACCGTATTTAGAACTGGCGTTGAAGGGCAGAGAACCCAATTGCCTGCCGCTGCTGTTGGTGGTGCAAAGCCTGGACAACATGTTGAATAAAGAGCCATAA
- a CDS encoding IS3 family transposase (programmed frameshift), which yields MKKRNFSAEFKRESAQLVVDQNYTVADAASAMDVGLSTMTRWVKQLRDERQGKIPKASPITPEQIEIRELRKKIQRIEMENEIFKKGYRALDVRLPEQFSIIGKLRAHYPVVTLCHVFGVHRSSYKYWKNRPEKPDGRRAVLRSQVLELHSVSHGSAGARSIATMATMKGFRMGRWLAGRLMKELGLVSCQQPTHRYKCGGLEHIAIPNHLERQFAVTEPNQVWCGDVTYIWTGRRWAYLAVVLDLFARKPVGWAMSFSPDSRLTIKALEMAWEARGKPAGVMFHSDQGSHYTSRQFRQSLWRYRIRQSMSRRGNCWDNSPMERFFRSLKNEWVPVTGYINFSDAAHAITDYIVGYYSALRPHEYNGGLPPNESENRYWKNSNAVASFS from the exons ATGAAAAAAAGAAATTTCAGTGCAGAGTTCAAACGCGAATCCGCTCAACTGGTCGTTGACCAGAACTACACCGTGGCAGATGCAGCCAGTGCTATGGATGTCGGCCTTTCCACAATGACGCGATGGGTGAAGCAGTTGCGTGATGAGCGGCAGGGAAAAATACCTAAAGCCTCTCCCATTACTCCTGAACAAATTGAAATACGTGAGCTGAGGAAAAAAATACAACGTATTGAAATGGAAAACGAAATAT TTAAAAAAGGCTACCGCGCTCTTGATGTCAGACTCCCTGAACAGTTCTCGATAATCGGGAAACTCAGAGCGCATTATCCGGTGGTCACACTCTGCCACGTGTTCGGGGTTCATCGCAGCAGCTACAAATACTGGAAAAACCGTCCTGAAAAACCAGATGGCAGACGAGCTGTATTACGCAGCCAGGTACTGGAACTGCATAGCGTCAGCCATGGCTCTGCTGGCGCAAGGAGTATCGCAACTATGGCAACCATGAAGGGCTTCAGGATGGGACGATGGCTCGCCGGCAGGCTCATGAAAGAGCTGGGGCTGGTCAGTTGTCAACAGCCCACTCATCGGTATAAATGCGGTGGCCTTGAACACATCGCTATCCCGAATCACCTTGAGCGGCAGTTCGCAGTGACAGAGCCTAATCAGGTGTGGTGTGGCGATGTGACCTATATCTGGACAGGCAGGCGCTGGGCCTACCTCGCCGTTGTTCTCGACCTGTTCGCGAGAAAACCGGTGGGCTGGGCAATGTCGTTCTCACCGGACAGCAGGCTGACCATCAAAGCGCTGGAGATGGCGTGGGAGGCCCGGGGAAAACCAGCCGGAGTGATGTTCCACAGCGATCAGGGCAGCCATTACACAAGCAGACAGTTCCGGCAGTCACTGTGGAGGTATCGGATCAGACAGAGTATGAGTCGGCGTGGAAACTGCTGGGATAATAGCCCAATGGAGCGCTTCTTCAGGAGTCTGAAGAACGAATGGGTACCGGTGACGGGTTACATAAACTTCAGCGATGCAGCCCACGCAATAACGGACTATATCGTTGGGTATTACAGCGCGCTCAGGCCGCATGAATATAACGGTGGGTTACCACCAAACGAATCGGAAAACCGATACTGGAAAAACTCTAACGCGGTGGCCAGTTTTAGTTGA
- the ppnN gene encoding nucleotide 5'-monophosphate nucleosidase PpnN gives MITHISPLGSMDLLSQLEVNMLKRTASSNLYRLFRNCSLAVLNSGSQTDNSKQLLSRYETFDINVLSRERGVKLELVNPPEEAFVDGRIIRSLQANLFAVLRDILFVYGQIASVGHSQHLNLENPAHITNLVFSILRNAHTLHLDEDPNMVVCWGGHSINENEYLYARKVGSQLGLRELNICTGCGPGAMEAPMKGAAVGHAQQRYRNSRFIGITEPSIIAAEPPNPLVNELVIMPDIEKRLEAFVRIAHGIIIFPGGVGTAEELLYLLGILINPENNEQVLPLILTGPKESADYFRVLDAFIMNTLGDEARQHYSIIIDDPVEVARQMKEAMPLVKENRRNTGDAYSFNWSIRIAPDLQLPFEPTHENMAHLNLSQNQPVEQLTAALRRAFSGIVAGNVKEKGIQAIEQFGPYKLHGEPQVMKYMDSLLQSFITQQRMKLPDSAYVPCYEIMA, from the coding sequence TTGATTACACACATCAGCCCGCTTGGTTCTATGGATTTGTTGTCGCAGTTGGAAGTAAACATGCTGAAGCGTACCGCCAGCAGCAACCTGTACCGCTTGTTCCGCAACTGTTCGCTGGCCGTATTGAATTCCGGTAGCCAGACTGACAACAGTAAACAGCTCCTGTCCCGCTATGAAACCTTTGATATCAATGTACTAAGCCGAGAACGTGGAGTAAAACTGGAACTGGTCAACCCGCCAGAAGAAGCCTTTGTCGATGGCCGTATTATCCGCTCACTACAGGCTAACCTATTCGCCGTGCTGCGCGACATCCTGTTCGTATACGGTCAAATCGCCAGCGTTGGGCATTCTCAGCACCTGAATCTGGAAAACCCGGCTCATATCACCAACTTGGTATTCTCCATTCTGCGCAATGCACACACGCTGCATCTGGATGAAGATCCCAATATGGTGGTGTGTTGGGGCGGCCACTCGATCAACGAGAATGAATACCTCTACGCACGTAAGGTCGGCAGCCAACTGGGTTTGCGCGAGTTGAATATCTGTACCGGCTGCGGGCCGGGCGCTATGGAAGCACCGATGAAAGGTGCGGCGGTGGGGCATGCGCAACAGCGCTACCGTAACAGCCGCTTTATCGGCATAACCGAACCTTCGATCATTGCGGCCGAGCCACCTAACCCGTTGGTCAACGAACTGGTGATCATGCCAGATATCGAAAAACGCCTGGAAGCCTTCGTGCGTATCGCCCACGGCATCATCATCTTCCCAGGCGGTGTCGGCACGGCCGAAGAGCTACTATATCTGCTGGGGATACTGATAAACCCTGAGAACAACGAGCAGGTGTTGCCGCTAATCCTTACCGGGCCGAAAGAGAGCGCCGACTACTTCCGCGTGTTGGATGCATTCATCATGAACACCTTGGGAGACGAAGCACGCCAGCACTACAGCATCATCATTGATGACCCGGTAGAAGTAGCGCGGCAAATGAAGGAAGCCATGCCATTGGTGAAGGAAAACCGCCGCAACACTGGCGATGCTTACAGCTTTAACTGGTCGATCCGCATTGCACCGGATTTGCAGTTACCCTTCGAGCCGACCCATGAAAACATGGCGCACCTTAACCTGTCTCAGAACCAACCCGTTGAACAGTTGACCGCCGCGCTGCGCCGCGCATTCTCTGGCATCGTAGCTGGCAACGTAAAGGAAAAGGGCATCCAGGCCATTGAACAGTTTGGGCCTTACAAACTGCACGGCGAACCACAGGTGATGAAATACATGGACAGCCTGTTGCAAAGTTTTATCACCCAGCAGCGCATGAAACTACCGGACAGTGCCTATGTGCCCTGCTATGAAATCATGGCCTGA
- the xni gene encoding flap endonuclease Xni — MLIHLLIVDALNLIRRIHAVQGSPCIHACRFALQQLIEHSQPTHAVAVFDEDDRSTSWRHQILPNYKAGRSPMPENLRQEMPQLQQAFAKLGVASWHSPGNEADDLAATLTAKIASGGHQVTIISTDKGYCQLLAPSVQIRDYFQKRWLDMPFVQQEFGVTPQQLPDYWGLAGISSSKIPGVAGIGPKTAVSLLQQMGSLDELYRQLQQVPEKWRSKLQQHRELAYISKRVATLSTDLTLDGNLQQLRLPIH, encoded by the coding sequence ATGCTTATACACCTATTGATTGTTGACGCTCTTAACCTGATTCGCCGCATTCACGCCGTACAGGGTTCCCCCTGTATCCACGCCTGCCGATTCGCTCTGCAACAGCTTATTGAGCACAGCCAGCCAACGCACGCGGTAGCCGTGTTCGATGAAGACGACCGCAGTACAAGCTGGCGGCACCAAATCCTACCCAATTACAAGGCCGGGCGCTCACCGATGCCGGAAAACCTGCGACAGGAAATGCCGCAACTGCAACAGGCGTTCGCCAAGCTAGGCGTTGCCAGTTGGCATTCTCCAGGCAACGAAGCGGACGATTTAGCGGCTACACTGACGGCAAAAATCGCCAGTGGCGGCCATCAGGTCACGATTATCTCCACCGATAAAGGCTATTGCCAGTTGCTGGCTCCGAGCGTGCAGATCCGTGATTATTTTCAGAAGCGATGGCTGGACATGCCGTTTGTGCAACAAGAATTTGGTGTGACGCCGCAGCAACTACCGGACTATTGGGGGTTGGCGGGGATCAGCAGCAGCAAGATCCCCGGCGTGGCTGGCATTGGACCGAAAACAGCGGTGTCGCTGTTGCAGCAGATGGGAAGTCTGGACGAATTGTATCGACAGTTACAGCAGGTGCCGGAGAAATGGCGCAGCAAGCTCCAGCAACACCGCGAACTGGCTTATATCAGCAAACGAGTAGCAACATTGAGCACCGACCTGACACTAGACGGTAACTTGCAGCAACTACGTTTGCCGATACATTGA
- the rlmM gene encoding 23S rRNA (cytidine(2498)-2'-O)-methyltransferase RlmM produces MNKIVLYCRPGFEKECAAEMTNKAARLEIFGFARLKENSGYVLFECYQPDDADRLAREIPLRELIFARQMVVVGELLRDLPPEDRVSPIVGMLIGVIDRGGELRVEVPDTNESKELMKFCRKLTVPLRIAMREQKVLMARENATRPVVHVFFIAPGCCYVGYSFSHNNSPFYMGIPRLRFPADAPSRSTLKLEEAFHVFIPADEWEERLASGMHAVDLGASPGGWSYQLVKRSMLVHSVDNGPMAASLMETGQVTHHRVDGFKFEPTSSKIYWLVCDMVEKPAKVTNLMIQWLVKGWCREVIFNLKLPMKKRYEAVSQNMQNLRETLAAEGINAQVYAKQLYHDREEITVHVRRIWSVVPGRRDERD; encoded by the coding sequence ATGAATAAGATCGTGTTGTATTGCCGCCCCGGCTTCGAGAAAGAGTGTGCCGCTGAAATGACCAATAAGGCGGCTCGGTTAGAGATTTTCGGCTTCGCCCGGCTAAAAGAGAACAGTGGCTATGTGTTGTTCGAATGCTATCAGCCGGATGATGCCGATCGTTTGGCGCGGGAAATCCCGTTACGCGAGCTGATTTTCGCCCGCCAAATGGTGGTGGTGGGAGAACTGCTACGTGATTTGCCGCCGGAAGATCGGGTGTCGCCGATTGTTGGCATGCTGATCGGCGTGATCGATCGCGGTGGTGAACTACGGGTAGAAGTGCCTGACACTAACGAAAGTAAAGAACTGATGAAGTTCTGCCGCAAGTTGACGGTGCCGCTGCGCATCGCCATGCGTGAGCAGAAAGTGCTGATGGCGCGTGAAAACGCGACGCGTCCGGTGGTGCATGTGTTTTTTATCGCCCCAGGTTGCTGCTATGTCGGCTACTCTTTCAGTCACAATAACTCGCCTTTTTATATGGGCATTCCGCGCCTGCGCTTCCCAGCCGATGCACCAAGCCGCTCTACGCTGAAGTTGGAAGAGGCGTTCCACGTCTTCATTCCCGCCGATGAGTGGGAAGAACGTCTGGCCAGCGGCATGCATGCGGTTGATCTGGGTGCTAGCCCAGGTGGCTGGAGCTATCAGTTGGTGAAGCGCAGCATGCTGGTGCATTCGGTGGATAACGGCCCGATGGCAGCAAGCCTGATGGAAACGGGTCAGGTCACTCATCACCGCGTTGACGGTTTTAAATTCGAACCGACCAGCAGCAAAATTTATTGGCTGGTATGCGATATGGTGGAGAAGCCAGCCAAGGTGACCAATTTGATGATCCAATGGCTGGTGAAGGGTTGGTGCCGTGAGGTGATTTTCAACCTAAAATTGCCGATGAAAAAACGTTACGAAGCCGTGTCGCAGAATATGCAAAATCTGCGTGAAACATTGGCGGCGGAGGGCATCAACGCACAGGTGTATGCCAAGCAGCTTTACCACGATCGTGAAGAGATCACTGTGCATGTGCGCCGCATATGGTCGGTTGTTCCCGGCCGCCGCGACGAGCGCGATTGA
- a CDS encoding DUF423 domain-containing protein, protein MSSRSMLVFAAISGLVFVALGALGAHVLGGTIGPNEMAWVRTALEYQGFHTLTILALAVVMQSRVSLWFYWCGALLALGTVLFSGSLYCLALLHLKICVYITPVGGVCFLIGWVLMLVGALRLRTEAGCHE, encoded by the coding sequence ATGAGCAGTCGTTCCATGCTGGTTTTTGCCGCTATCAGCGGCTTGGTGTTTGTCGCGCTGGGCGCTCTCGGCGCACATGTATTGGGTGGTACGATCGGCCCTAATGAAATGGCTTGGGTTCGCACAGCTCTGGAATATCAGGGCTTCCACACGCTGACCATTCTGGCGTTGGCGGTAGTGATGCAATCCCGTGTGAGCCTGTGGTTTTACTGGTGTGGGGCGTTGTTGGCGCTCGGCACTGTTTTGTTCAGCGGCAGCCTGTACTGTTTGGCGCTGTTACACCTAAAGATTTGTGTCTACATCACGCCGGTTGGCGGCGTGTGCTTCTTGATTGGCTGGGTATTGATGTTGGTTGGCGCTTTGCGCCTGAGAACAGAGGCTGGATGCCATGAATAA
- the csdA gene encoding cysteine desulfurase CsdA: MTPFNPSIFRQQFPALTQGGIYLDSAATALKPLAVIEATKQCYCDDTATVHRSQHRAAQDLTARFEQARSLVAALINAPSADDIIWTRGTTEAINLVAQSYARPRLLPGDEILVSEAEHHANLIPWLMVAEQTGAQVVKLPIGTNRLPELARLPSLLNDKTRLLALGQMSNVTGGCPDLAQAITLAHSAGARVMIDGAQGIVHCPADVQQLDIDFYAFSGHKLYGPTGIGALYGKSELLAQMPPWQGGGKMLTQASFGGFTPQKPPHCFEAGTPNIAGVLGLAAALNWLDDQDWSAAERYSRALADQAEQRLAQLPGFRSFRCSGSSLLAFDIAGIHHSDIVTLLAAHGIALRNGQHCAQPMMAALGVSGTLRASFAPYNSPQDVDALVSALINTIDLLAN; encoded by the coding sequence ATGACACCTTTTAACCCCAGCATATTTCGTCAGCAGTTTCCCGCCCTCACGCAGGGCGGAATTTATCTGGACAGCGCCGCCACCGCGTTAAAACCGCTGGCGGTGATCGAAGCCACGAAGCAATGTTACTGTGACGATACCGCCACCGTGCACCGCAGCCAGCACCGTGCAGCACAAGATCTGACCGCTCGTTTTGAGCAGGCACGTAGCCTGGTGGCAGCGTTGATCAACGCACCTTCTGCCGACGATATCATCTGGACACGCGGCACCACCGAGGCGATCAACCTGGTAGCACAAAGCTACGCCCGGCCGCGCTTGCTACCGGGTGACGAAATTTTGGTGAGTGAAGCTGAGCACCACGCCAACCTGATCCCCTGGCTGATGGTGGCGGAACAAACGGGTGCTCAGGTTGTCAAGCTACCGATCGGTACCAATCGTCTGCCCGAGCTGGCGCGCCTGCCCTCCTTGCTTAACGACAAAACCCGCCTGTTGGCACTGGGGCAAATGTCCAACGTCACCGGTGGCTGCCCGGATCTGGCGCAAGCCATCACTCTGGCGCATAGTGCAGGCGCGCGAGTGATGATCGACGGTGCCCAAGGCATCGTGCATTGCCCAGCCGACGTTCAGCAGCTTGATATCGATTTCTACGCCTTCTCAGGCCACAAACTATATGGCCCGACTGGCATCGGCGCACTGTATGGTAAAAGCGAACTGCTGGCGCAGATGCCGCCTTGGCAAGGTGGCGGCAAAATGCTGACCCAGGCATCCTTTGGCGGCTTCACGCCTCAAAAACCGCCGCATTGCTTTGAAGCGGGTACACCGAATATTGCCGGCGTACTGGGGCTGGCCGCCGCGCTGAACTGGCTGGACGATCAGGATTGGTCGGCGGCGGAACGCTACAGCCGCGCTTTGGCTGACCAAGCTGAGCAACGGCTGGCGCAATTGCCGGGCTTTCGCAGTTTCCGCTGTTCTGGCTCCAGCCTGCTGGCGTTTGATATTGCGGGCATCCATCACAGCGACATTGTTACGCTGTTGGCTGCACATGGCATCGCACTGCGCAACGGCCAACACTGCGCCCAGCCGATGATGGCGGCGTTAGGCGTCAGCGGCACTTTGCGCGCTTCCTTTGCGCCCTATAATTCTCCGCAGGATGTCGATGCACTGGTGTCCGCATTGATCAACACTATCGACCTGTTGGCCAACTAA
- the csdE gene encoding cysteine desulfurase sulfur acceptor subunit CsdE, whose translation MLAPHPFGREITTTALIETFSTLNQWEDRYRQLIMLAKRLPPLPEALRKTEMALSGCENRVWLGHQRLSDGTLHFYGDSEGRIVRGLLAVLLTAVEGKTPQQLAVLEPLALFDHLALCHQLSATRASGLAALAAGVQAIAARYL comes from the coding sequence ATGCTCGCTCCCCATCCCTTTGGTCGTGAGATTACTACCACAGCGTTGATCGAGACCTTCAGCACGCTAAACCAATGGGAGGACCGCTATCGCCAGTTGATCATGCTGGCGAAACGGCTACCGCCACTGCCGGAAGCGCTACGGAAAACGGAAATGGCGTTGAGCGGATGTGAGAACCGGGTCTGGCTGGGACATCAGCGGTTGTCCGATGGCACGCTGCATTTTTATGGTGACAGCGAAGGCCGCATCGTGCGCGGTCTGCTGGCAGTATTGCTAACCGCCGTTGAGGGCAAAACGCCGCAACAACTCGCCGTACTGGAACCACTGGCGTTGTTTGATCACCTGGCTTTATGCCATCAGCTTAGCGCCACCCGCGCCAGCGGGTTAGCGGCGTTGGCTGCTGGGGTGCAGGCGATCGCTGCCCGCTACCTCTGA
- the tcdA gene encoding tRNA cyclic N6-threonylcarbamoyladenosine(37) synthase TcdA, with product MSTTYSAAYLQRFGGTARLYGHSALALFAQAHICVIGIGGVGSWVAEALARTGIGAITLIDMDDVCVTNTNRQIHALRQHVGQSKTEVMAERILAINPECQVTCIDDFITPDNVAELLDHNFSYVIDAIDSVRPKAALLSYCRRYSIPVVTTGGAGGQIDPTKIEVADLAKTIQDPLAAKLRARLKHDFNVVKNGKGKLGIDCVFSSEPLVYPQPDGSVCASRSTADGPKRMDCSAGFGAATMVTATFGFVAVSHVLKKMLAKVARQR from the coding sequence ATGAGTACAACGTATTCAGCAGCCTATTTACAACGTTTTGGCGGCACGGCACGGCTGTATGGCCATTCGGCGTTGGCGTTGTTTGCGCAGGCACACATCTGCGTGATTGGCATTGGTGGCGTGGGTTCCTGGGTGGCTGAGGCGCTGGCGCGCACTGGCATCGGTGCTATTACCTTGATCGACATGGATGATGTCTGTGTCACCAATACCAACCGTCAGATCCATGCATTGCGTCAGCATGTCGGCCAGTCGAAAACTGAAGTGATGGCGGAGCGTATTCTGGCAATCAACCCAGAATGCCAGGTAACCTGTATCGACGATTTTATTACCCCAGACAATGTCGCTGAGTTATTGGATCACAATTTCAGCTATGTGATCGATGCCATCGATAGCGTGCGTCCCAAGGCAGCGCTGCTGTCTTATTGCCGTCGCTACTCGATCCCGGTAGTGACCACTGGTGGTGCCGGCGGGCAAATTGACCCGACCAAGATAGAAGTGGCCGATCTGGCGAAAACCATCCAAGACCCGCTAGCAGCCAAGCTGCGCGCGCGGCTGAAGCATGATTTCAACGTGGTGAAAAATGGCAAGGGTAAGTTGGGTATCGACTGCGTATTCTCCAGCGAACCCTTGGTCTACCCACAGCCAGACGGTTCGGTATGCGCATCGCGTAGCACAGCCGATGGGCCAAAAAGAATGGATTGCAGCGCGGGGTTTGGCGCTGCGACTATGGTTACCGCCACTTTTGGTTTTGTGGCTGTGTCCCACGTGCTGAAAAAAATGCTGGCAAAAGTGGCGCGTCAGAGGTAG
- the mltA gene encoding murein transglycosylase A: protein MKGRWNKYLLGGLVGVLVGCSSKPTDRGQQYKDGRLDQAMERVNQPNAKGVLVNAQDYLNQLLEIKYAAPALFERHNTTYQAVQNWLSAGADTGQLNQYGLSADQMKGVDNYGNVQFTGYYTPVLQARYTQQGAFRYPLYRMPPKGKKPLPNRASIYSGALDDRYIIAYTNSLIDNFMMEVQGSGYVDYGNGQPLVFFGYGGKNGHAYRSIGKVLIDRGAVAQADMSLQAIHQWAASHSAAELRELLEQNPSFVFFRPEAFASVKGASAVPLIAKASVASDRSLIPAGTTLLAEVPLLDNKGQFTGKYEMRLMVALDVGGAIKGQHFDLYQGIGPAAGHSAGYYNHYGRVWVLSGTSGAQLSVPTRTAVVSLLNR, encoded by the coding sequence ATGAAAGGGCGTTGGAATAAATATCTGCTGGGTGGGTTAGTGGGGGTGCTGGTGGGATGTTCGTCTAAGCCGACTGATCGTGGGCAGCAATATAAGGATGGTCGTTTAGATCAGGCGATGGAACGAGTCAATCAGCCTAACGCCAAGGGCGTGCTGGTCAACGCTCAGGATTACTTGAATCAGTTGCTGGAGATCAAGTATGCCGCCCCTGCGCTCTTTGAGCGCCACAATACGACTTACCAGGCGGTGCAAAATTGGCTATCAGCGGGTGCTGATACAGGTCAATTGAACCAGTATGGACTCAGCGCTGACCAGATGAAAGGTGTCGATAACTATGGCAACGTGCAGTTTACTGGCTATTATACACCAGTGTTGCAGGCGCGCTACACCCAACAGGGGGCGTTCCGCTACCCGCTCTACCGCATGCCGCCGAAAGGCAAAAAACCTTTGCCTAACCGTGCAAGCATCTATTCCGGTGCACTGGACGATCGCTACATCATCGCTTACACCAACTCGCTGATAGATAACTTTATGATGGAAGTTCAGGGTAGCGGCTATGTGGATTATGGCAATGGTCAGCCACTGGTCTTCTTCGGCTATGGGGGCAAAAATGGCCATGCCTACCGTAGCATTGGCAAGGTACTGATCGATCGCGGTGCAGTGGCTCAGGCGGATATGTCGTTGCAGGCGATCCATCAGTGGGCCGCTAGCCATAGCGCGGCGGAATTGCGCGAACTGCTTGAGCAGAATCCCTCTTTCGTATTTTTCCGTCCAGAAGCTTTCGCATCGGTGAAAGGTGCCAGCGCAGTGCCATTGATCGCTAAAGCTTCGGTGGCGTCTGATCGCTCGCTGATCCCGGCTGGCACCACATTGCTGGCTGAAGTACCGCTGCTGGACAATAAAGGTCAATTCACGGGAAAATATGAGATGCGCCTGATGGTTGCACTCGATGTCGGTGGTGCCATCAAGGGGCAGCATTTTGACCTGTATCAGGGCATCGGGCCGGCGGCTGGTCACTCGGCCGGTTACTATAACCACTATGGCCGCGTTTGGGTGTTGAGCGGCACTAGCGGCGCGCAGCTTTCAGTGCCAACCCGCACAGCGGTGGTGTCACTGCTTAACCGCTAA